From the genome of Rhodothermales bacterium, one region includes:
- a CDS encoding sulfotransferase domain-containing protein, translated as MEICFHMGIRFVMAHTRAHFEPFGSLDGLVKARKVDFLAYTNADSRHLDACTFYKGFHVVRDPRDVLVSAYFSHMHSHSTRGWEALAAHRERLRSVPREEGLFLELEFSKTSFEEFDRWNYRQPNVLEMKMEELSAAPLEGFLRILRFLEILDEERHGPLGELSARLNTRMNRLNHKGRRFMPGQIPLFPVPRIRRATIPAELLRRILDKKSFQRMSGGRKKGEEDVKNHFRKGVHGDWRNHFTPALLDAFKARYADLVVKLGYERDADWGLQP; from the coding sequence ATGGAGATCTGTTTTCACATGGGGATCCGGTTCGTCATGGCCCATACGCGGGCGCATTTCGAACCTTTCGGATCGCTCGACGGGCTGGTGAAGGCCCGCAAGGTGGACTTTCTGGCCTACACCAACGCGGACAGCCGGCACCTCGACGCCTGCACCTTTTACAAGGGCTTTCACGTCGTCCGCGACCCGCGGGACGTGCTCGTTTCCGCGTATTTCTCGCATATGCACAGCCATAGCACCCGGGGCTGGGAAGCGCTGGCCGCGCACCGCGAGCGGCTGCGGAGCGTACCCAGGGAAGAGGGGCTCTTTCTCGAACTCGAATTCAGCAAGACGAGCTTCGAGGAGTTCGACCGCTGGAATTACCGCCAGCCCAATGTGCTCGAGATGAAGATGGAGGAGCTTTCCGCCGCGCCGCTCGAAGGGTTTTTGCGTATTCTGCGTTTTCTGGAGATCCTGGACGAGGAGCGGCACGGTCCGCTCGGCGAGCTGAGCGCGCGGCTCAATACGCGGATGAACCGGCTCAACCACAAGGGGCGTCGTTTCATGCCGGGGCAGATCCCGCTCTTTCCCGTCCCGCGTATCCGCCGGGCCACGATTCCGGCCGAGTTGCTGCGCCGGATCCTGGACAAAAAATCGTTTCAGCGCATGTCCGGCGGCCGCAAGAAGGGGGAGGAGGATGTGAAGAATCACTTCCGGAAGGGCGTTCACGGCGACTGGCGCAACCACTTCACGCCGGCCCTGCTCGACGCGTTCAAGGCGCGTTATGCGGACCTGGTCGTCAAGCTCGGTTACGAGCGGGACGCCGACTGGGGCCTGCAGCCGTGA
- a CDS encoding glycosyltransferase family 4 protein, with protein MRRIGHYAPNLWASGGIATYVRRLGDAQVASGHDVVYFSASPAHRGEEKTVIVDSEAALYAQAEALGLDVLHLHKPVADPDAAPVPLVRTMHGNQGSCPTGSRYLVRSGAPCTRMYSPAGCFVSHLTERCGSLRPDKLKRHFGGIKRELYAGTRMHTFTVSGYLRDRMVATGFDPTRLHVLLSPAPDVDAPYVPTPADGVARFLFLGRLVDQKGAEWLLRAFARVRGPAHLDIGGDGPLQGRLEAFCRANGLSDRVTFHGWVKGGDVPALIQRSRAVVFPSVWQEPAGLVTLESAAYGRAVIASEVGGIPEYARDDFALRVPPNDVDRLAAAIERLIERHDEAETRGRAGYALARAQFSMRTFIDRLDALYDMALQAGELRTV; from the coding sequence ATGAGACGAATCGGTCACTACGCGCCCAACCTCTGGGCCAGCGGCGGCATTGCCACTTACGTGCGGCGCCTGGGCGATGCCCAGGTGGCGTCGGGTCACGATGTGGTGTATTTCTCCGCATCGCCGGCGCATCGTGGTGAAGAGAAAACGGTGATCGTCGACAGCGAGGCGGCGTTGTACGCACAGGCCGAGGCCCTCGGGCTGGACGTCCTGCACCTCCACAAGCCCGTCGCCGATCCCGACGCCGCGCCGGTGCCGCTCGTGCGCACCATGCACGGCAACCAGGGCTCGTGCCCGACCGGGTCGCGTTATCTGGTGCGGTCGGGGGCGCCCTGCACCCGCATGTATTCGCCGGCCGGCTGTTTTGTCAGCCATCTGACCGAGCGGTGCGGCAGCCTGCGGCCGGACAAGCTGAAACGGCATTTTGGCGGCATCAAGCGCGAGCTGTATGCCGGCACGCGCATGCACACCTTCACGGTGAGCGGCTACCTGCGGGACCGGATGGTGGCGACCGGGTTCGATCCGACGCGTCTGCACGTGCTGCTTTCGCCGGCGCCCGACGTCGACGCGCCCTATGTGCCCACGCCGGCCGACGGCGTGGCCCGTTTCCTGTTTCTGGGCCGGCTGGTAGACCAGAAAGGCGCCGAGTGGCTGCTGCGCGCGTTCGCCCGGGTGCGGGGGCCGGCGCATCTGGACATCGGCGGCGACGGCCCGTTGCAGGGACGCCTTGAAGCCTTTTGCCGGGCCAACGGCCTGAGCGATCGGGTGACCTTCCACGGCTGGGTGAAGGGCGGCGACGTGCCGGCGCTCATCCAGCGGTCGCGGGCGGTCGTGTTTCCGTCCGTCTGGCAGGAGCCGGCGGGTCTGGTGACGCTCGAAAGCGCCGCCTATGGGCGGGCGGTGATCGCCAGCGAAGTAGGCGGCATTCCCGAGTACGCGCGCGATGACTTCGCGCTCCGCGTGCCGCCCAACGACGTCGATCGCCTCGCGGCCGCCATCGAGCGGCTGATCGAGCGCCACGACGAGGCCGAGACCCGAGGCCGCGCCGGCTACGCGCTGGCGCGCGCGCAATTTTCCATGAGAACGTTTATCGACCGGCTCGACGCGCTGTATGACATGGCGCTACAGGCCGGCGAATTACGCACCGTCTAG